The proteins below are encoded in one region of Streptomyces cyanogenus:
- a CDS encoding 5-formyltetrahydrofolate cyclo-ligase, which translates to MLRRELLAVRNRLTADDVREAGRALAEHALELPELTHGRTVAAYVSVGSEPGTLPLLDTLRAREVRVLLPALLPDNDLDWGEYAGPDSLARVQHGGRMALFEPSGARLGPDAVTAADVVLLPGLAVDARGMRLGRGGGSYDRVLARLERAGARPRLVVLLYDTEVVARVPAEAHDKPVHAVVTPSGVRRFGGG; encoded by the coding sequence ATGTTGCGGCGAGAGCTCCTCGCGGTGAGGAACAGGTTGACGGCGGATGACGTCCGGGAGGCCGGCCGCGCGCTGGCCGAGCACGCCCTGGAACTGCCCGAGCTGACGCACGGGCGCACGGTGGCGGCGTACGTCTCCGTGGGGAGCGAGCCCGGCACGCTCCCTCTGCTGGACACGCTGCGCGCCCGGGAGGTGCGCGTCCTGCTCCCCGCGCTCCTGCCCGACAACGATCTGGACTGGGGCGAGTACGCCGGCCCGGACTCCCTCGCGCGGGTGCAGCACGGCGGGAGGATGGCGCTGTTCGAGCCCTCCGGCGCACGGCTCGGCCCGGACGCCGTGACGGCCGCGGACGTCGTCCTGCTGCCCGGGCTCGCGGTGGACGCGCGCGGGATGCGCCTGGGGCGCGGCGGAGGGTCGTACGACCGGGTGCTGGCCCGGCTGGAACGCGCGGGCGCGCGCCCCCGGCTCGTGGTGCTGCTGTACGACACGGAGGTCGTCGCCCGGGTCCCGGCGGAGGCGCACGACAAGCCGGTGCACGCGGTGGTGACCCCGTCGGGGGTGCGCCGCTTCGGGGGCGGCTGA
- the glpR gene encoding gephyrin-like molybdotransferase receptor GlpR — translation MSSSGLIYAVIVGAWAAYLVPMWLRRQDELNEARPTERFSTAIRLLSGRAGMERRYARDLRARSTQEGEPDTGDPDAVTDSVDVRAFAVPPTRRQVTADAGPEAPGSADPAPGQAVEPAPRPAPAHASGAVPAQKSTASAQAAAARAQRSKVLARRRRTTVVLFLAFTLGAIVAAVGGLAFLWAPGVPAVMLSAYIAYLRAQERRRFTYQMDRRQAEAAAQRLRERQPHRRASLDTDAGADETEPGADTGTDTGLSTLAADRRALVEQTDHAEWVDQQRERQRRPGHGDSWDPVPVPLPTYVTAPVAPRATSDVDLGAPGTWSSARSSAVIPEQDAGTHESEAGEPAPAAGDRPAGGHGDTRRAASARRARERGRTPLFDQYEDGDRPRAANE, via the coding sequence GTGAGCAGCAGCGGCCTCATCTACGCAGTCATTGTCGGGGCCTGGGCCGCCTACTTGGTGCCGATGTGGCTCCGTAGGCAGGACGAGCTGAACGAGGCCCGTCCGACGGAACGCTTCAGCACCGCCATCCGGCTGCTGTCCGGACGGGCGGGTATGGAGCGCCGGTACGCCAGGGACCTGCGGGCGCGCTCCACCCAGGAGGGGGAGCCGGACACCGGCGATCCGGACGCGGTCACCGACTCGGTGGACGTCCGGGCCTTCGCCGTGCCTCCGACCCGCCGTCAGGTCACCGCGGACGCCGGGCCCGAGGCACCCGGCAGCGCGGACCCGGCGCCCGGCCAGGCCGTCGAACCGGCGCCCAGGCCCGCCCCCGCGCACGCCTCGGGGGCCGTACCCGCACAGAAGTCCACGGCGTCGGCGCAGGCAGCCGCGGCCCGTGCCCAGCGCTCGAAGGTGCTCGCGCGCCGTCGGCGTACCACTGTCGTGCTCTTCCTCGCCTTCACGCTGGGCGCGATCGTGGCCGCCGTCGGCGGGCTCGCCTTCCTGTGGGCGCCCGGCGTGCCCGCCGTCATGCTGAGCGCGTACATCGCCTACCTGCGGGCGCAGGAGCGCCGCCGCTTCACCTACCAGATGGACCGCCGCCAGGCCGAGGCCGCCGCCCAGCGGCTGCGCGAGCGCCAGCCGCACCGGCGCGCGTCCCTCGACACGGACGCCGGGGCGGACGAGACGGAACCGGGCGCGGACACCGGCACGGACACCGGCCTCTCCACGCTCGCCGCCGACCGGCGGGCCCTCGTGGAGCAGACCGACCACGCCGAGTGGGTCGACCAGCAGCGGGAGCGGCAGCGGCGTCCCGGGCACGGCGACAGCTGGGACCCGGTACCGGTGCCCCTGCCGACGTACGTCACCGCGCCGGTCGCCCCGCGCGCCACCTCCGACGTGGATCTGGGGGCGCCCGGCACCTGGAGTTCGGCGCGGTCCAGCGCGGTGATCCCCGAGCAGGACGCCGGTACCCACGAGAGCGAGGCCGGGGAACCGGCACCCGCAGCCGGGGACCGGCCGGCGGGCGGCCACGGCGACACCCGCCGCGCGGCCTCCGCACGGCGGGCACGGGAACGCGGACGCACGCCCCTCTTCGACCAGTACGAGGACGGCGACCGGCCCCGCGCGGCCAACGAGTGA
- a CDS encoding GNAT family N-acetyltransferase, translating to MIIRRVRFDHPDAVKLNDEVQAEYHLRYGDGGDATTLDATDFNPPRGVYLIAYDEYDRPVATGGWRSQDRNEEGNEDGDAELKRMFVVEQMRGRGLARRILAALEEDARAAGRVRMVLETGTKQPEAIALYTSSGYEPCAKFGYYRHHEESLCYAKRL from the coding sequence ATGATTATTCGCCGCGTTCGCTTCGATCACCCCGACGCCGTGAAGCTCAACGACGAGGTCCAGGCCGAATACCACCTGCGCTACGGCGACGGGGGCGACGCCACGACTCTCGACGCCACCGACTTCAATCCGCCCCGGGGTGTGTACCTCATCGCGTACGACGAGTACGACCGCCCGGTGGCCACCGGTGGCTGGCGCAGCCAGGACCGCAACGAGGAGGGCAACGAGGACGGCGACGCGGAGCTGAAGCGGATGTTCGTCGTCGAGCAGATGCGCGGCCGGGGCCTGGCCCGCCGCATCCTCGCGGCCCTGGAGGAGGACGCGCGCGCGGCCGGCCGGGTCCGCATGGTCCTGGAGACGGGCACCAAGCAGCCGGAGGCCATAGCCCTGTACACCTCCAGCGGCTACGAGCCGTGCGCCAAGTTCGGCTACTACCGCCACCACGAGGAAAGCCTCTGCTACGCCAAGCGGCTCTGA
- a CDS encoding MogA/MoaB family molybdenum cofactor biosynthesis protein, translating to MTFDDGIGGAPPAPYTALVVTASNRAAAGVYEDKGGPLIVKGLQDLGFAVDGPQVVPDGDPVEAALRAAVAAAYDVVVTTGGTGLSPTDRTPEATRAVMEYEVPGIAEAIRAYGREKVPTAVLSRGLAGVAAGTLIVNLPGSTGGVRDGLAVLEPLLVHAVDQIRGGDHPRPGSSGGAS from the coding sequence ATGACATTCGACGACGGCATCGGGGGCGCTCCGCCGGCGCCGTACACCGCGCTGGTCGTCACCGCCTCCAACCGGGCCGCCGCCGGCGTCTACGAGGACAAGGGCGGCCCGCTGATCGTGAAGGGCCTGCAGGACCTCGGGTTCGCCGTGGACGGGCCGCAGGTGGTGCCTGACGGGGATCCGGTGGAAGCGGCGCTGCGGGCGGCCGTGGCGGCCGCGTACGACGTCGTCGTCACCACCGGCGGCACCGGCCTTTCGCCCACCGACCGCACACCCGAGGCGACCCGCGCGGTGATGGAGTACGAGGTGCCGGGCATCGCGGAGGCCATCCGCGCGTACGGCCGGGAGAAGGTGCCGACCGCGGTGCTGTCCCGGGGCCTGGCCGGGGTGGCGGCAGGGACGCTGATCGTCAATCTGCCCGGGTCGACCGGCGGGGTGCGCGACGGGCTCGCCGTACTGGAGCCCCTGCTGGTCCACGCGGTCGACCAGATCCGTGGCGGTGACCACCCCAGACCCGGCAGCAGCGGGGGTGCGAGCTGA
- the galU gene encoding UTP--glucose-1-phosphate uridylyltransferase GalU, whose amino-acid sequence MTQSHPRISKAVIPAAGLGTRFLPATKATPKEMLPVVDKPAIQYVVEEAVSAGLDDVLMITGRNKRPLEDHFDRNYELESALEKKGDAERLAKVQESSDLATMHYVRQGDPRGLGHAVLCAAPHVGQEPFAVLLGDDLIDPRDPLLRRMIDVQEQHGGSVIALMEVAPEQIHLYGCAAVEATAAGDVVKVTGLVEKPDPSDAPSRYAIIGRYVLDPHIFDILRKTEPGRGGEIQLTDALQQLAQDEKVGGPVHGVVFKGRRYDTGDRGDYLRAIVRLACEREDLGPEFRTWLRSYVAEEMQQS is encoded by the coding sequence ATGACTCAGTCCCACCCCAGGATCAGCAAGGCTGTCATCCCCGCAGCCGGCCTCGGTACCCGGTTCCTGCCGGCGACCAAAGCCACTCCCAAGGAGATGCTGCCGGTTGTCGACAAGCCGGCGATCCAGTACGTGGTCGAGGAGGCCGTGTCGGCGGGGCTCGACGACGTCCTCATGATCACCGGGCGCAACAAGCGCCCCCTCGAGGACCACTTCGACCGCAACTACGAGCTGGAATCGGCGCTGGAGAAGAAGGGCGACGCCGAACGGCTCGCGAAGGTGCAGGAGTCCAGCGACCTGGCCACCATGCACTACGTGCGCCAGGGCGACCCCAGGGGCCTCGGCCACGCCGTCCTGTGCGCCGCTCCGCACGTCGGCCAGGAGCCCTTCGCCGTCCTCCTCGGCGACGACCTGATCGACCCGCGCGACCCCCTGCTGCGGCGCATGATCGACGTCCAGGAGCAGCACGGCGGCAGTGTGATCGCCCTCATGGAGGTCGCGCCCGAGCAGATCCACCTCTACGGCTGCGCGGCCGTGGAGGCCACCGCCGCCGGCGACGTCGTGAAGGTCACCGGACTGGTCGAGAAGCCCGACCCGTCGGACGCCCCGTCGCGCTACGCGATCATCGGCCGGTACGTCCTCGACCCGCACATCTTCGACATACTGCGCAAGACCGAGCCGGGCCGCGGCGGCGAGATCCAGCTCACCGACGCCCTCCAGCAGCTCGCGCAGGACGAGAAGGTCGGCGGCCCGGTGCACGGCGTCGTCTTCAAGGGCCGCCGCTACGACACCGGGGACCGCGGCGACTACCTGCGTGCCATTGTCAGACTCGCGTGCGAACGTGAAGACCTGGGACCGGAGTTCCGGACCTGGCTTCGCAGTTACGTAGCCGAGGAGATGCAGCAGTCTTGA
- a CDS encoding exodeoxyribonuclease III has translation MLTVTSVNVNGLRAAAKKGFVEWLAGTEADVVCLQEVRAEPHQLPEEVRQPDGWHVVHAPAAAKGRAGVSLYTRREPDRVRVGFGSAEFDGSGRYVEADLPGVTVASLYLPSGEVGTERQDEKIRFMGEFLAHLKELRERAAADGREVLVCGDWNIAHRQADLRNWRGNTRNSGFLPEERAWLDRVFDAQDGGYVDVVRALHPDAEGPYTWWSYRGRAFDNDSGWRIDYHGATAGLAGKAVKAYVERAATHAERWSDHAPVTVVYDL, from the coding sequence GTGCTGACTGTGACCTCGGTGAACGTGAACGGACTGCGGGCGGCCGCGAAGAAGGGCTTCGTGGAGTGGCTCGCCGGGACCGAGGCGGACGTCGTCTGCCTGCAGGAGGTGCGCGCCGAGCCGCACCAGCTGCCCGAGGAGGTCCGGCAGCCCGACGGCTGGCACGTCGTGCACGCCCCGGCCGCCGCCAAGGGCCGCGCGGGCGTCTCCCTCTACACCCGCCGGGAGCCCGACCGCGTCCGCGTCGGCTTCGGCTCGGCGGAGTTCGACGGCAGCGGCCGCTACGTGGAGGCCGATCTGCCCGGAGTCACCGTCGCCTCCCTCTACCTGCCCTCCGGCGAGGTCGGCACCGAGCGGCAGGACGAGAAGATCCGCTTCATGGGCGAGTTCCTCGCCCACCTGAAGGAACTGCGCGAGCGGGCCGCCGCCGACGGGCGCGAGGTCCTCGTCTGCGGCGACTGGAACATCGCCCACCGGCAGGCCGACCTCAGGAACTGGCGCGGCAACACCAGGAACTCCGGGTTCCTGCCCGAGGAGCGGGCCTGGCTCGACCGCGTCTTCGACGCGCAGGACGGTGGTTACGTCGACGTCGTCCGCGCCCTCCACCCGGACGCCGAGGGGCCGTACACCTGGTGGTCGTACCGGGGCCGGGCCTTCGACAACGATTCGGGCTGGCGCATCGACTACCACGGGGCCACGGCCGGTCTGGCCGGCAAGGCGGTCAAGGCGTACGTCGAGCGCGCGGCCACGCATGCCGAGCGGTGGTCGGACCACGCGCCGGTGACCGTCGTCTACGACCTCTGA
- the glp gene encoding gephyrin-like molybdotransferase Glp yields MSSAATRPAGPDDLWSVDEHLEDILSTVRPLEPIELQLLDAQGCVLVDDVTVPVSLPPFDNSSMDGYAVRVADVAGAGEEFPAALEVVGDVAAGAADPVRVGPGQAARIMTGAPLPPGAEAVVPVEWTDGGLGEGPVSGMRARSLAPEGAEGHVHVYRPAEARAHVRAKGSDVKAGDLALAAGAILGPPQIALLAAIGRGTVRVRPRPRVVVLSTGSELVQPGEQLATGQIYDSNSFALTAAARDAGAIAYRVGAVADDAETLRSTIEDQLIRADLLVTTGGVSVGAYDVVKEALSYAGDADEAGSGVEFRKLAMQPGKPQGFGTIGPDHTPLLALPGNPVSSYVSFELFVRPAIRALMGLTDLHRPRARAVLKADAALRSPKGRRQFLRGTYADGEVVPVGGAGSHLIAALAQADALIVVPEDVESVEPGSEVEVVLLG; encoded by the coding sequence TTGAGCAGCGCCGCGACCCGCCCCGCCGGCCCGGACGACCTGTGGTCGGTGGACGAGCACCTGGAGGACATCCTCTCCACCGTCCGTCCCCTCGAACCCATCGAGCTGCAACTGCTCGACGCCCAGGGCTGCGTCCTGGTCGACGACGTCACGGTGCCGGTGTCCCTGCCGCCGTTCGACAACAGCTCCATGGACGGGTACGCGGTGCGGGTCGCGGACGTCGCCGGCGCCGGCGAGGAGTTCCCGGCCGCCCTGGAGGTCGTCGGGGACGTCGCGGCCGGCGCGGCCGACCCGGTCCGGGTGGGTCCCGGACAGGCCGCGCGCATCATGACCGGCGCCCCGCTGCCGCCCGGTGCCGAGGCCGTCGTCCCCGTGGAGTGGACCGACGGCGGACTGGGCGAGGGCCCGGTCAGCGGCATGCGGGCGCGCAGCCTGGCCCCCGAGGGCGCCGAGGGGCACGTGCACGTGTACCGGCCCGCCGAGGCACGCGCGCACGTGCGGGCCAAGGGCAGCGACGTGAAGGCCGGCGACCTGGCCCTGGCGGCCGGGGCGATCCTCGGCCCGCCGCAGATCGCCCTGCTCGCCGCGATCGGCCGCGGCACGGTACGCGTGCGCCCGCGCCCGCGCGTGGTCGTGCTCTCCACCGGCAGCGAGCTCGTCCAGCCCGGCGAGCAGCTGGCCACCGGCCAGATCTACGACTCCAACAGCTTCGCCCTGACCGCCGCCGCGCGGGACGCGGGCGCCATCGCCTACCGGGTGGGCGCCGTCGCCGACGACGCCGAGACCCTCCGCTCCACCATCGAGGACCAGCTCATCCGCGCTGACCTGCTGGTGACCACGGGCGGGGTGAGCGTCGGGGCGTACGACGTCGTCAAGGAGGCGCTGTCGTACGCCGGTGACGCGGACGAGGCCGGCAGCGGCGTCGAGTTCCGCAAGCTCGCCATGCAGCCCGGCAAGCCGCAGGGCTTCGGCACCATCGGTCCCGACCACACCCCGCTGCTGGCCCTGCCCGGCAACCCGGTGTCCTCGTACGTCTCCTTCGAGCTGTTCGTCCGCCCCGCCATCCGCGCCCTGATGGGCCTCACCGATCTGCACCGGCCCCGCGCGCGGGCCGTCCTGAAGGCGGACGCGGCGCTGCGCTCGCCCAAGGGGCGCCGCCAGTTCCTGCGCGGGACGTACGCCGACGGGGAGGTGGTCCCCGTGGGCGGTGCCGGTTCCCACCTGATCGCCGCGCTGGCGCAGGCCGACGCGCTGATCGTCGTACCGGAGGACGTGGAGTCCGTCGAGCCCGGCAGCGAGGTGGAGGTGGTCCTGCTCGGCTGA
- a CDS encoding DMT family transporter, giving the protein MGTTGMPARTETRGAVELTAAMLLSGTIGVFVVESGASPFTVVFYRCVFGALFLGLYCLVRGFLKNHGLTPRKLALAALGGVFIVFNWAFLFEAYGRTSISVATVVYHTQPFFVVLLGALFFKDRVTKQKGAWLLVAFLGLVLVAGVSVSDLSGDGAYLVGLGYALLAALFYGLSTIITKRVTGVRPHLVALVQVLVGIPLLLPFTRLGQSTHLGTGWAWLAGLGFLHTGVMYALMYSAYQKLPTPKIAVLAFVYPAAALLTDWAVYGHHITWAQALGIPLIVAASLGTNLGWRPVRREGGRKGRGGPERSSDQAGACSGASSRISRFAWSMNSRSSRESRRPPRHASCV; this is encoded by the coding sequence ATGGGCACAACAGGCATGCCCGCGCGCACGGAGACGCGCGGCGCGGTCGAACTGACGGCGGCGATGCTGCTGTCCGGCACCATCGGCGTCTTCGTCGTCGAGTCCGGCGCCTCGCCGTTCACCGTGGTCTTCTACCGGTGCGTGTTCGGCGCCCTGTTCCTCGGCCTGTACTGCCTGGTCCGCGGCTTCCTCAAGAACCACGGCCTCACCCCGCGGAAGCTCGCCCTCGCCGCGCTCGGCGGCGTCTTCATCGTGTTCAACTGGGCGTTTCTCTTCGAGGCCTACGGCAGGACGTCCATCTCGGTGGCCACCGTGGTCTACCACACCCAGCCGTTCTTCGTGGTGCTGCTCGGCGCCCTGTTCTTCAAGGACCGCGTCACGAAGCAGAAGGGCGCCTGGCTGCTGGTCGCCTTCCTCGGGCTCGTCCTCGTCGCCGGCGTCTCCGTCTCCGACCTCTCCGGCGACGGCGCCTACCTCGTGGGCCTCGGCTACGCGCTGCTGGCCGCCCTCTTCTACGGCCTGTCCACGATCATCACCAAGCGCGTGACCGGCGTACGGCCCCATCTCGTCGCCCTGGTGCAGGTCCTGGTGGGCATCCCGCTGCTGCTCCCCTTCACCCGGCTCGGCCAGAGCACCCACCTCGGCACCGGCTGGGCCTGGCTGGCCGGCCTCGGCTTCCTGCACACCGGCGTCATGTACGCCCTGATGTACTCCGCGTACCAGAAGCTCCCCACCCCGAAGATCGCCGTACTGGCCTTCGTCTACCCGGCCGCCGCACTGCTGACCGACTGGGCCGTCTACGGCCACCACATCACCTGGGCCCAGGCCCTGGGCATCCCCCTGATCGTGGCCGCGTCCCTGGGCACCAACCTGGGCTGGCGCCCGGTGCGCCGCGAAGGCGGCCGGAAGGGCCGGGGCGGGCCCGAGCGGAGTTCGGATCAGGCCGGCGCGTGCAGCGGTGCGTCCTCCCGCATCAGCCGCTTCGCCTGGTCGATGAACAGCCGCAGCTCGCGGGAGAGCCGCCGGCCGCCGCGCCACGCCAGTTGCGTGTAG
- a CDS encoding LysR family transcriptional regulator translates to MELRHLVTFQKVASLLSFTRAAQELGYAQSSVTTQIRGLESSLGVELFDRLGGRIRLTPAGERLLEYAEQILTLVEAARADVAGGDGPSGTLVIGTMESITSYRMPPLLEFFHHRYPKVQLALRPSLCAETRHALRQGGFDIGFLLEQETRHPGLETVVLAEEPLVLVAAPGHPLAGRRELSPVDLAAVSVLAAEAGCAYRDLFEAELRTVRGGAPFLEFGTIEAIKKGVASGLGISLLPVVTVAAELEKGEMTALPWDAPFSVYTQLAWRGGRRLSRELRLFIDQAKRLMREDAPLHAPA, encoded by the coding sequence ATGGAGCTGCGTCACCTGGTGACGTTCCAGAAGGTCGCGTCGCTGCTGAGCTTCACGCGCGCCGCGCAGGAACTCGGCTACGCGCAGTCGAGTGTGACGACCCAGATCCGCGGGTTGGAGTCCTCGCTCGGCGTCGAGCTCTTCGACCGGCTCGGCGGGCGGATCCGGCTCACGCCCGCCGGGGAGAGGCTGCTGGAGTACGCCGAGCAGATCCTGACGCTCGTCGAGGCGGCACGCGCCGATGTGGCGGGCGGGGACGGCCCGTCGGGGACGCTGGTGATCGGCACCATGGAGAGCATCACCTCCTACCGCATGCCGCCGCTGCTGGAGTTCTTCCACCACCGCTATCCGAAGGTGCAGCTCGCCCTCAGGCCGAGCCTGTGCGCCGAGACCCGGCACGCGCTTCGCCAGGGCGGCTTCGACATCGGCTTCCTCCTGGAGCAGGAGACGCGGCACCCGGGCCTGGAGACGGTGGTGCTGGCCGAGGAACCCCTGGTCCTCGTCGCGGCCCCCGGCCATCCGCTGGCAGGGCGCCGGGAACTGTCGCCGGTCGACCTCGCGGCGGTGTCCGTGCTGGCGGCCGAGGCCGGGTGCGCCTACCGCGACCTGTTCGAGGCGGAGCTGCGGACCGTGCGCGGCGGCGCGCCCTTCCTGGAGTTCGGCACCATCGAGGCGATCAAGAAGGGCGTGGCCTCCGGGCTGGGGATCTCGCTGCTGCCGGTGGTCACCGTCGCCGCCGAGCTGGAGAAGGGCGAGATGACGGCGCTGCCGTGGGACGCCCCGTTCTCCGTCTACACGCAACTGGCGTGGCGCGGCGGCCGGCGGCTCTCCCGCGAGCTGCGGCTGTTCATCGACCAGGCGAAGCGGCTGATGCGGGAGGACGCACCGCTGCACGCGCCGGCCTGA
- a CDS encoding MerR family transcriptional regulator encodes MEELARLAGVTVRTLRFYRERKLLPPPRREGRIAWYDDHHLARLRTIAALLERGHTLNGIAELAEALDQGRDVADLLGVGTPTEEEPVRLTPEELAARFEGEVTPENLAAAMELGYLGTDGDEIVHISRRLLDVSSALVREGIPLAEVLAAGARVREHADALADLFTTLILRHAPEEDLRRLRPLARSVVEAELSLALDRRLNKRD; translated from the coding sequence ATGGAGGAACTGGCCCGGCTGGCCGGCGTCACCGTGCGCACCCTGCGCTTCTACCGCGAGCGCAAGCTGCTCCCACCACCCCGCCGCGAGGGCCGCATCGCCTGGTACGACGACCACCACCTGGCCCGGCTGCGCACCATCGCCGCCCTGCTGGAGCGCGGCCACACCCTGAACGGCATAGCGGAACTCGCCGAGGCCCTCGACCAGGGCCGGGACGTCGCCGACCTGCTCGGCGTCGGCACCCCCACCGAGGAGGAGCCGGTCCGCCTCACCCCGGAGGAACTCGCCGCCCGCTTCGAGGGCGAGGTCACTCCCGAGAACCTCGCCGCCGCCATGGAGCTGGGCTACCTCGGCACCGACGGCGACGAGATCGTCCACATCAGCCGGCGCCTGCTGGACGTCTCCTCCGCACTGGTCCGCGAGGGCATCCCGCTCGCCGAGGTACTGGCGGCCGGCGCCCGCGTCCGCGAACACGCCGACGCCCTGGCCGACCTCTTCACCACCCTGATCCTGCGGCACGCCCCCGAGGAGGACCTACGCCGCCTGCGCCCCCTGGCCCGCAGCGTCGTGGAGGCGGAACTCTCCCTGGCCCTGGACCGCCGCCTGAACAAGCGGGACTGA
- the moaC gene encoding cyclic pyranopterin monophosphate synthase MoaC, which translates to MTVPSRGETPGPPAQDRLTHLDDAGAARMVDVSGKDVTARTARAAGRVLVSPRVVELLRGEGVPKGDALATARIAGIMGAKRTPDLIPLCHPLSVSGVTLDLSVADDAVEIRATVKTTDRTGVEMEALTAVTVAALTVIDMVKAVDKGAVITDVRVEEKTGGKSGDWSRA; encoded by the coding sequence ATGACAGTGCCTTCCCGGGGGGAGACCCCCGGACCCCCTGCGCAGGACCGACTGACGCACCTCGACGACGCGGGTGCGGCCCGCATGGTCGACGTATCCGGGAAGGACGTGACCGCGCGCACCGCCCGTGCCGCCGGCCGGGTCCTCGTCTCGCCGCGCGTGGTCGAGCTGCTGCGCGGCGAGGGGGTGCCCAAGGGCGACGCCCTGGCCACCGCGCGCATCGCCGGGATCATGGGGGCCAAGCGCACCCCGGACCTGATCCCGCTGTGCCACCCGTTGTCGGTGTCCGGTGTGACACTGGATCTGTCGGTCGCGGACGACGCCGTGGAGATCCGGGCCACCGTGAAGACCACGGACCGCACGGGCGTCGAGATGGAGGCCCTCACCGCGGTGACGGTCGCCGCGCTCACCGTGATCGACATGGTCAAGGCGGTCGACAAGGGGGCGGTCATCACGGACGTACGGGTGGAGGAGAAGACGGGCGGCAAGTCGGGCGACTGGAGTCGGGCATGA
- a CDS encoding GNAT family N-acetyltransferase, whose translation MLADGDVVLRPIKLRDQRAWREVNRRNRDWLRPWEATIPPPTPSGPIAHRPTYRQMVRHLRAEANAGRMLPFVIEYQGRLVGQLTVAGITWGSMCSGHVGYWVDEAVAGRGVMPTAVALAVDHCFRTVGLHRVEVCIRPENRPSRRVVEKLGFREEGLRPRYLHIDGAWRDHLVFALTAEEVPDGLLARWKRARSQGAQRTERQ comes from the coding sequence GTGCTGGCGGACGGCGATGTCGTCCTCCGGCCGATAAAGCTGCGCGACCAGCGGGCCTGGCGCGAGGTGAACCGGCGCAACCGCGACTGGCTGCGTCCCTGGGAGGCGACCATCCCGCCGCCCACGCCGAGCGGACCGATCGCGCACCGGCCGACCTACCGCCAGATGGTCCGGCACCTGCGTGCCGAGGCGAACGCGGGCCGGATGCTGCCGTTCGTCATCGAGTACCAGGGGCGGCTGGTCGGGCAGTTGACGGTCGCCGGGATCACCTGGGGCTCGATGTGTTCCGGGCACGTCGGCTACTGGGTGGACGAGGCGGTGGCCGGGCGCGGGGTGATGCCGACGGCCGTCGCGCTCGCGGTGGACCACTGTTTCCGTACCGTCGGTCTGCACCGCGTCGAGGTGTGCATTCGCCCCGAGAACCGGCCGAGCCGGCGGGTGGTGGAGAAACTCGGATTCCGCGAGGAGGGGCTCCGGCCGCGTTATCTGCACATCGACGGCGCCTGGCGGGACCATCTCGTCTTCGCGCTCACCGCGGAAGAGGTGCCCGACGGGTTGCTCGCGCGATGGAAGCGGGCGCGCTCCCAAGGGGCCCAGCGCACCGAGCGCCAGTAA